Proteins encoded by one window of Channa argus isolate prfri chromosome 1, Channa argus male v1.0, whole genome shotgun sequence:
- the si:ch211-223a10.1 gene encoding uncharacterized protein si:ch211-223a10.1 isoform X2, protein MMQYGADLRLIDRQKKTSLHHAVSGGNIVAVQYLWETGMFRFSDTAMYQVTPLHLAASTGNTEVVRYLLRDQRCSVNAVDQQGATPLHVAAERGGVEVCWTLLQKAGCGMLHQKNHSGLTPLDLSKQGKTFRHQQLTKLLSRYINEPIHHMPRESHVLFYWTLFFPTLSGAAILLIAAMLGSYGGLICSFLFPWLARSIFTQYHRMTTYQRLPNPVYLGTLIAGLFHSLLCFYGKIMPSVWPTTALVQVSMVHFSLVLGLLCKVLTQDPGTLDRADADPRFTCIADLVENNESHHRFCPYCELFQPDYTKHCKLCDVCIKEYDHHCLFLNRCVGRGNHRLFLFFILSMLMAHLLFVATATSYLCDRMSAGSHSLSSWLTLLGKEFWVTAMIIMNALTLMWEVWLLAEQFDAIAKGTTTYFRQCERSAQPKSLGQCLVKVLSFLLEGRRWLGSGQTRVDKTAIDI, encoded by the exons ATGATGCAGTACGGGGCTGATTTGCGCCTCATAGACCGGCAGAAAAAAACCTCCCTGCATCATGCAGTCAGTGGTGGCAACAT TGTTGCAGTGCAGTATTTGTGGGAGACAGGGATGTTCCGGTTCTCCGACACAGCCATGTACCAGGTGACACCACTTCACTTGGCTGCATCCACAGGCAACACAGAGGTGGTCCGATATTTGCTCAGAGACCAG agatGTTCTGTAAATGCAGTTGACCAGCAGGGGGCGACACCGCTTCACGTTGCAGCAGAGAGGGGTGGAGTAGAGGTGTGCTGGACACTGCTGCAGAAAGCAGGATGTGGAATGCTTCATCAAAAGAACCACAGCGGCCTCACGCCACTGGATCTCagcaaacagggaaaaacatTTAG ACATCAGCAACTCACCAAACTACTGAGTCGGTACATTAATGAGCCAATACACCACATGCCCAGAGAGTCTCatg TTTTATTCTACTGGACACTGTTTTTTCCAACTTTGAGTGGAGCTGCCATTCTCCTGATAGCAGCCATGTTGGGAAGCTATGGTGGGCTAATCTGCAGCTTTCTCTTTCCCTGGCTGGCCAGAAGCATCTTCACACAATACCACCGCATGACCACATACCAAAG ACTACCCAACCCGGTCTACTTGGGAACCCTAATAGCTGGCTTGTTCCATTCCCTGCTGTGCTTCTATGGAAAAATAATGCCTA GTGTGTGGCCAACCACTGCTCTGGTCCAGGTTTCAATGGTGCACTTCTCCCTAGTCCTTGGCCTGTTGTGTAAGGTTTTGACTCAGGACCCTGGGACACTGGACAGAGCAGATGCAGATCCTCGGTTCACCTGTATTGCTGACTTGGTGGAGAACAACGAGAGCCATCACAGATTCTGTCCATACTGTGAG TTGTTTCAGCCCGATTACACTAAACACTGCAAGCTGTGTGATGTGTGCATTAAAGAATATGACCATCACTGCCTTTTCCTCAATCGGTGTGTCGGCCGGGGAAACCACcgcctcttcctcttcttcatacTCTCCATGTTGATGGCCCACCTTCTTTTTGTTGCCACAGCAACAAGTTACCTGTGTGACAGGATGTCAGCTGGCAGTCACAGTTTGTCATCGTGGCTCACACTGTTAGGGAAAGAGTTCTGGGTTACAGCCATGATAATTATGAATGCACTGACGCTCATGTGGGAGGTGTGGCTACTGGCTGAGCAGTTTGATGCCATCGCCAAGGGAACGACCACCTACTTCAGACAGTGTGAAAGGTCAGCACAACCGAAGTCACTAGGACAGTGCCTGGTTAAAGTGCTGTCGTTTCTGCTAGAGGGTCGAAGATGGTTGGGCAGTGGACAAACAAGAGTGGACAAAACTGCCATTGACATCTAA
- the si:ch211-223a10.1 gene encoding putative ZDHHC-type palmitoyltransferase 6 isoform X1 produces MYPMPVCSVSYGDIFDCIQRGNIEQCIQFIQNDRSVLKQKGWGGFTPLHYAALHGNRALVDFFLSNGADPNVTCDAGQTAFHFACRQGNIYIIQQMMQYGADLRLIDRQKKTSLHHAVSGGNIVAVQYLWETGMFRFSDTAMYQVTPLHLAASTGNTEVVRYLLRDQRCSVNAVDQQGATPLHVAAERGGVEVCWTLLQKAGCGMLHQKNHSGLTPLDLSKQGKTFRHQQLTKLLSRYINEPIHHMPRESHVLFYWTLFFPTLSGAAILLIAAMLGSYGGLICSFLFPWLARSIFTQYHRMTTYQRLPNPVYLGTLIAGLFHSLLCFYGKIMPSVWPTTALVQVSMVHFSLVLGLLCKVLTQDPGTLDRADADPRFTCIADLVENNESHHRFCPYCELFQPDYTKHCKLCDVCIKEYDHHCLFLNRCVGRGNHRLFLFFILSMLMAHLLFVATATSYLCDRMSAGSHSLSSWLTLLGKEFWVTAMIIMNALTLMWEVWLLAEQFDAIAKGTTTYFRQCERSAQPKSLGQCLVKVLSFLLEGRRWLGSGQTRVDKTAIDI; encoded by the exons ATGTATCCGATGCCTGTGTGTTCCGTTAGCTATGGAGACATATTTGACTGTATACAGAGAGGAAATATTGAACAGTGTATACAATTCATTCAAAATGATCGCTCAGTCCTCAAGCAAAAAG GCTGGGGTGGTTTTACCCCACTCCATTACGCTGCCCTCCATGGTAATCGCGCCCTGGTTGACTTTTTTCTTAGTAATGGTGCTGACCCTAACGTGACCTGTGATGCAGGACAGACAGCTTTTCATTTTGCCTGCAG ACAAGGGAACATCTACATCATACAGCAAATGATGCAGTACGGGGCTGATTTGCGCCTCATAGACCGGCAGAAAAAAACCTCCCTGCATCATGCAGTCAGTGGTGGCAACAT TGTTGCAGTGCAGTATTTGTGGGAGACAGGGATGTTCCGGTTCTCCGACACAGCCATGTACCAGGTGACACCACTTCACTTGGCTGCATCCACAGGCAACACAGAGGTGGTCCGATATTTGCTCAGAGACCAG agatGTTCTGTAAATGCAGTTGACCAGCAGGGGGCGACACCGCTTCACGTTGCAGCAGAGAGGGGTGGAGTAGAGGTGTGCTGGACACTGCTGCAGAAAGCAGGATGTGGAATGCTTCATCAAAAGAACCACAGCGGCCTCACGCCACTGGATCTCagcaaacagggaaaaacatTTAG ACATCAGCAACTCACCAAACTACTGAGTCGGTACATTAATGAGCCAATACACCACATGCCCAGAGAGTCTCatg TTTTATTCTACTGGACACTGTTTTTTCCAACTTTGAGTGGAGCTGCCATTCTCCTGATAGCAGCCATGTTGGGAAGCTATGGTGGGCTAATCTGCAGCTTTCTCTTTCCCTGGCTGGCCAGAAGCATCTTCACACAATACCACCGCATGACCACATACCAAAG ACTACCCAACCCGGTCTACTTGGGAACCCTAATAGCTGGCTTGTTCCATTCCCTGCTGTGCTTCTATGGAAAAATAATGCCTA GTGTGTGGCCAACCACTGCTCTGGTCCAGGTTTCAATGGTGCACTTCTCCCTAGTCCTTGGCCTGTTGTGTAAGGTTTTGACTCAGGACCCTGGGACACTGGACAGAGCAGATGCAGATCCTCGGTTCACCTGTATTGCTGACTTGGTGGAGAACAACGAGAGCCATCACAGATTCTGTCCATACTGTGAG TTGTTTCAGCCCGATTACACTAAACACTGCAAGCTGTGTGATGTGTGCATTAAAGAATATGACCATCACTGCCTTTTCCTCAATCGGTGTGTCGGCCGGGGAAACCACcgcctcttcctcttcttcatacTCTCCATGTTGATGGCCCACCTTCTTTTTGTTGCCACAGCAACAAGTTACCTGTGTGACAGGATGTCAGCTGGCAGTCACAGTTTGTCATCGTGGCTCACACTGTTAGGGAAAGAGTTCTGGGTTACAGCCATGATAATTATGAATGCACTGACGCTCATGTGGGAGGTGTGGCTACTGGCTGAGCAGTTTGATGCCATCGCCAAGGGAACGACCACCTACTTCAGACAGTGTGAAAGGTCAGCACAACCGAAGTCACTAGGACAGTGCCTGGTTAAAGTGCTGTCGTTTCTGCTAGAGGGTCGAAGATGGTTGGGCAGTGGACAAACAAGAGTGGACAAAACTGCCATTGACATCTAA
- the lrrc18a gene encoding leucine-rich repeat-containing protein 18 isoform X2: MFLKLKTILSLHHQHQLRKKEDKICTMPKRKAAKGTKVTLKTAKKAITMTPEGRQRLTLSNMGIVIFPKCILKLTSVDELDLSRNKIQKLPDHIGNFLSLKWLDLHSNKLESVPDSIGNLVGLTHLNLSNNHLTSAGLPSTIGLLTSLKSLNLGMNHLDTLPPTMVALDSLQELVSVYTWLSPSVGPSAALWDTASKNHMGPQHTRRLLTIYTNQITPTSRQGVSQLVEEEAMPGHY; this comes from the exons ATGTTTCTAAAACTGAAGACAATCTTATCacttcatcatcaacatcaactcagaaaaaaagaagataaaatatG TACTATGCCCAAAAGGAAAGCAGCCAAGGGGACAAAGGTGACCCTCAAGACTGCCAAAAAGGCAATAACGATGACCCCAGAGGGACGACAAAGACTCACCCTTAGCAACATGGGTATAGTGATCTTCCCAAAGTGTATCCTCAAATTGACCAGTGTAGATGAGTTGGACCTTAGCcgcaacaaaatacagaaactcCCTGATCACATTGGGAACTTCTTGTCACTCAAATGGTTGGATCTACATAGCAACAAGCTGGAGTCTGTGCCTGATTCAATTGGCAACCTGGTGGGACTGACCCACCTCAACCTCTCTAATAACCACTtaacctctgctggtttacccTCGACAATAGGACTCCTCACCAGTCTAAAGAGTCTCAATTTGGGGATGAACCACCTGGACACCCTGCCTCCCACCATGGTGGCTCTAGACAGTCTTCAAGAGTTAG TGAGTGTGTACACCTGGCTGTCTCCCTCTGTTGGCCCCTCTGCAGCCCTCTGGGACACAGCGTCCAAAAACCATATGGGGCCCCAACATACCCGCAGGCTCCTCACAATTTATACTAATCAAATCACACCTACCTCCAGACAGGGAGTCTCACAGTTGGTGGAGGAGGAAGCCATGCCTGGCCATTATTAA
- the lrrc18a gene encoding leucine-rich repeat-containing protein 18 isoform X1 → MFLKLKTILSLHHQHQLRKKEDKICTMPKRKAAKGTKVTLKTAKKAITMTPEGRQRLTLSNMGIVIFPKCILKLTSVDELDLSRNKIQKLPDHIGNFLSLKWLDLHSNKLESVPDSIGNLVGLTHLNLSNNHLTSAGLPSTIGLLTSLKSLNLGMNHLDTLPPTMVALDSLQELGLFDNLFIKLPEFLKVLCNRTKVNTKRNPVSNGPGDGEGIVKERSEPQQAMYLVHESSLCRTCLKKCIAERERLPRAGGREGTKSGGGGDMIEKKRIRTYTGLIVPNSVARVNQNMWRIRNLEHEPIK, encoded by the exons ATGTTTCTAAAACTGAAGACAATCTTATCacttcatcatcaacatcaactcagaaaaaaagaagataaaatatG TACTATGCCCAAAAGGAAAGCAGCCAAGGGGACAAAGGTGACCCTCAAGACTGCCAAAAAGGCAATAACGATGACCCCAGAGGGACGACAAAGACTCACCCTTAGCAACATGGGTATAGTGATCTTCCCAAAGTGTATCCTCAAATTGACCAGTGTAGATGAGTTGGACCTTAGCcgcaacaaaatacagaaactcCCTGATCACATTGGGAACTTCTTGTCACTCAAATGGTTGGATCTACATAGCAACAAGCTGGAGTCTGTGCCTGATTCAATTGGCAACCTGGTGGGACTGACCCACCTCAACCTCTCTAATAACCACTtaacctctgctggtttacccTCGACAATAGGACTCCTCACCAGTCTAAAGAGTCTCAATTTGGGGATGAACCACCTGGACACCCTGCCTCCCACCATGGTGGCTCTAGACAGTCTTCAAGAGTTAGGTCTGTTTGATAACCTCTTCATTAAGCTACCAGAATTTCTGAAAGTCTTATGTAACCGCACTAAGGTGAACACGAAACGAAACCCTGTCTCAAATGGCCCGGGGGATGGTGAGGGGATAGTAAAGGAAAGATCCGAACCACAGCAAGCAATGTACTTGGTCCATGAGAGCAGCCTTTGTCGAACGTGTCTTAAGAAATGTATAGCAGAAAGGGAAAGGCTTCCGAGAGCCGGGGGACGAGAGGGAACAaaaagtggtggtggtggtgacatgattgaaaagaaaagaataagaaCTTATACAGGACTGATTGTGCCAAACTCAGTGGCTAGAGTCAATCAGAATATGTGGAGAATAAGAAACCTGGAACATGAGCCAATCAAATGA